In the genome of Curtobacterium sp. MCLR17_036, the window CGGGGCGCCGTTGACGTCGCGGTCGATGCGCTCGACCAGGTCGTGCGCCGACGCGTCCGTGGCGGCGAGCCGGCGGAGCTGCAGCAGCGGCAGCGTGTCGACGCCGGCACGCAGGTCGTTGCCCGCGATCTTGCCGGTCTTGTCGGTGGCGGGTGCGAGGTCGATGACGTCGTCGACGAGCTGGAAGGCGACGCCGACCTTCTCGCCGAAGGTGCCGACCGCGTCGAGGTACGAGCGGTCCGCGCCGGAGAACATCACACCGGCGCGCGCCGCGGTGGCGATGAGCGAACCGGTCTTGTCGCTGAGCACCCGGATGTAGTGCTGCACCGGGTCGTCGTCGGGCTGCGGCCCCGTGGTCTCGTGCAGCTGGCCCATGCAGAGGCGCTGGAAGGTCTCGGCCTGCATCCGGATGCCCTCGGTGCCGAGGTCGGCCGTGATGAGGCTGGCGCGGGCGAAGAGCAGGTCGCCCGTCAGGATCGCCACGTTGTTGCCGTAGGTGATCTGTGCGGCGGGCACACCGCGGCGGACGGGTGCTTCGTCCATGACGTCGTCGTGGTAGAGCGACGCGAGGTGGGTCGTCTCGATGCTGACGGCGGCCTTCACCACGGCGTCGGTCACGCCGTCGCCGAGCTGCGCGATGAGGAGCGTCAGCGTCGGACGGATGCGCTTGCCGCCGGCCGACAACAGGTAACGGCTGGTGGTGTCGGCCAGGGTGTCGGTGGAGCGCATGGCGTCCTCGAGGCCCTGTTCGACGAGTTCGAGTCCGTCGTCGACGGCCGCGATGAAGCGGCGGTCGGCGGGCGTGGCGAACAACCGCTCGCCGATGCCCAGCGAGGCGCGCAGGCTCGGTGCACGACGTGCGACCGGGACGCTCGGGTTCAAGTGCTGCTCCGTCTTCGGGTGGTCGGACCGGTCAGTCGGCGGGGTCGACGCGCGGCTGCTCGCCGGTGGCCTGGTGGTCGCGGCGGGCCTTCGCGCGTCGCGCTGCCGACTCGCGGACCGTGTCGGCCACGGGCTTGCGCCCACGGTGCAGTGCGACGATGCCGGCGGTGAGGTTGCGGTAGGCGACCACCGAGAACCCGACGCCGCGCAGCCACTGGGTCAGCACCTGCTGGTCCGGCCACGCGTCGATGGACTCGGCGAGGTAGCGGTAGGCGGCCGGGTTGCTGCTCGACAGCCGGGCGATGCCGGGGAGCACCCGCTTGAGGTAGGTGCCGTAGCCGACGCGCAGCAGCGCACGCGGCGGCGTCGAGAACTCGCAGATGACGACGCGGCCACCGGGCTTGAGGACCCGGAGCATCTCGGCGAGCGCCTGCTTCGGGTCGTTGACGTTGCGCAGGCCGAACGAGATCGTGACGGCGTCGAAGGTGTCGTCGTCGAACGGCAGGCGCTCGGCGTCGCCCTCGACGAAGGTGATCTCGGGGTGGCGCTCACGACCGACGGCGATCATGCCGGCCGACAGGTCGAGGGCGGTGACCTCGGCACCCTTCTTCGCGAAGGCAGCGGCGCTCGTGCCGGTACCGGCCGCGATGTCCAGGACCTTCTCGCCGGGTTGCGGGTCGATCGCCCGGACCGTCGCGACACGCCACAGCGGAGCGTTGCCCGCCGACAGGATGTCGTTCGTGAGGTCGTACTTGGCCGCGACGTCGTCGAACATCGCCGCCACCTCGTCCGGCCGCTTGTTCAGGTCCGCTCTGCTCACACCACCGATCCTAGAGGTCCCGGCCGGACGTTCACCGGACTCGCAGCGACCCGGGCGGTGCGCGCGGGACGCCGGGCGTCCGCGGAGCCGTGACACCGACCGCGCACAGCCCCGTCACCGGCGGCACACCGCCCCGTCACTGACCGCACACCGCGCAGTCACCGACCGCGCTCGGGCCGGTCGCCGACCGCGCACCGGCCCGTCACCGACCACGCACGGGCCTGTCGCCGTCCGCGCGTAGCATCGGACCCGTGACCCGAACCACCACGGCGGCACCCCCGCTGACGGTCTCGACCCGGATCCTCGACGACCCGGGCGCCGTCCTCCGACACACCCTCCGCGACCGTCCGCTCGCCTTCGTCCGGAACGGCGATGGCATCGTCGGCATCGGCGAGGCGCTCCGGTTCACCTTCACCGGCCCGGACCGGATGCGCGACGCGGCGGCCGCCTGGCGCGCCGTCGTCGCGTCCGCGACCGTGGACGACCCGGTGCAGCTGCGCGGCTCGGGCCTGGTGGCGTTCGGGTCGTTCGCCTTCGCCGACGACTCCGCAGAGGAGAGCGTGCTCATCGTGCCGCGCGTCGTCATCGGCCGTCGCCGGGGCAAGGCCTGGCTCACCGCGATCGACACGACCGCCGGCGCCGAACCGCTCGCGTTCTCACGCACCTCGGTGCCCGTCCCCCTCGTCGGACCGCACGTGTCCGTCGCGCTGCGGGCCGGACACACCGACGAGGCCGCGTACGCCGCCGCCGTCGACGAGGCCGTCCACCGGATCGTCGCCGGCGAGGCGCAGAAGGTCGTGCTCGCCCGCGACCTGGTCGGCACCCTGCCCGACGGCGCCGACCGGCGTGCGGTGCTCCTCGACCTCGCGGCGTCCTACCCGCAGTGCGTCGTGTTCGCCGTCGACGGGCTCGTCGGGGCGACGCCGGAGACCCTCGCGCGGACGGACGGCACCCGACTCACGGCCCGCGTGCTCGCCGGCAGCGCGGCGCGCGGCGACGACGAGGTCTCCGACCGCGCCGCGGCCGAGGCCCTCGCGTCGAGCGCGAAGGACGTCGAGGAGCACGCCTTCGCGATCGACAGCCTGCTCGCCGCGCTCCGGCCGCTCGCGACCGACCTGCGGGCCGACGCCGAGCCGTTCCGGTTGCAGCTGCCGAACCTGTGGCACCTGGCGACCGACGTGCAGGCGACGCTGCCGCCGGACACGACCTC includes:
- a CDS encoding polyprenyl synthetase family protein, which codes for MNPSVPVARRAPSLRASLGIGERLFATPADRRFIAAVDDGLELVEQGLEDAMRSTDTLADTTSRYLLSAGGKRIRPTLTLLIAQLGDGVTDAVVKAAVSIETTHLASLYHDDVMDEAPVRRGVPAAQITYGNNVAILTGDLLFARASLITADLGTEGIRMQAETFQRLCMGQLHETTGPQPDDDPVQHYIRVLSDKTGSLIATAARAGVMFSGADRSYLDAVGTFGEKVGVAFQLVDDVIDLAPATDKTGKIAGNDLRAGVDTLPLLQLRRLAATDASAHDLVERIDRDVNGAPDDAVGSEPYQSAVAALREHEATAATRAVAVAWAHEAVDALAPLPDGTVKKALTRFAESVVDRSR
- a CDS encoding demethylmenaquinone methyltransferase, yielding MSRADLNKRPDEVAAMFDDVAAKYDLTNDILSAGNAPLWRVATVRAIDPQPGEKVLDIAAGTGTSAAAFAKKGAEVTALDLSAGMIAVGRERHPEITFVEGDAERLPFDDDTFDAVTISFGLRNVNDPKQALAEMLRVLKPGGRVVICEFSTPPRALLRVGYGTYLKRVLPGIARLSSSNPAAYRYLAESIDAWPDQQVLTQWLRGVGFSVVAYRNLTAGIVALHRGRKPVADTVRESAARRAKARRDHQATGEQPRVDPAD
- a CDS encoding isochorismate synthase, translated to MTRTTTAAPPLTVSTRILDDPGAVLRHTLRDRPLAFVRNGDGIVGIGEALRFTFTGPDRMRDAAAAWRAVVASATVDDPVQLRGSGLVAFGSFAFADDSAEESVLIVPRVVIGRRRGKAWLTAIDTTAGAEPLAFSRTSVPVPLVGPHVSVALRAGHTDEAAYAAAVDEAVHRIVAGEAQKVVLARDLVGTLPDGADRRAVLLDLAASYPQCVVFAVDGLVGATPETLARTDGTRLTARVLAGSAARGDDEVSDRAAAEALASSAKDVEEHAFAIDSLLAALRPLATDLRADAEPFRLQLPNLWHLATDVQATLPPDTTSLDVADALHPTAAVAGTPTDVAVRLVAELEGVDRGRYAGPVGWMSATGDGEWMLALRSARIDDDGTVRAWAGAGIVAGSDPAREVAETALKFRPIADALA